ATACCGATATACTGGGCAATATCATGGACCTCATCGGGGGTCTTCATGCACGGAGAAGTGGTGATCTCGATCAGCGGGATTCCCAGTCTGTCGACGGAGAAGATCGTGTCTTCGACACGCTGACATGCCTCCTCTTCTACGGCGACCGTTTCGACCCTGCATGCATGCTCGATCGCTCCGTTCAGCGCGACCAGAGCCGTTCTCTGGAAACCGCTGGTTGCCGAACCGTCAACGATCATCTTCCGCATCGTGTGGATCTCCGGAAGAGGGGTCATGTTGAACATCTTGGCGATCGTTAAGACGACGTCAAGTGCATCCGGGTTAAGGGGAGCCGGCGGCTCCTCGTCGATCTCGACAAGACCGGTGGTATCGTACGTGTAGTAGGTAAAGAGACGCTGATTCATCATCTCTTCTTTTGCCGCACGATCCACGTCGCCCATCTCGGAGGTCGCGATACGGAGATATCTGCTCACCTCGCCGGTGTGTTCGGCTGAGTCGCGGACAACTGTCGGGGAGTGACAGAAGAGTTTTTCTTTGGTGTTGAGCTGCTGGTGGATCTCCAGACCGGCCTTCAGACCAATTGCTTCATAATCCATTATGCATACCTCCAGAGATCATACTCAAGTTCACCCTTGAGATTCGTCTGCATAAGGCGCTTGATATACTCTTTTCGGGTAGCATTTCCAAGAACCCACATGAGTTTTACGAGTGCGACTTCGGGAAGCATACTTCCGCCTTCGATGACTCCTGCGTCCAGAAGATCACGTCCGGTCTCATATACGCGGTCGCATACACTTCCCGCCTGACACTGGGATGTCATAACAACCGTCGTGCCGGATGTGGTAAGGCCGGTGATACTCCTGATACAGTCGGTTCCAACATGCCCAAGACCCGTTCCTGCGATCACGAGACCTTTGTAACCTTTGAATGCATCGATGACGGCGGGATTCATTCCCGGATAATACTGAATCAGGCCGCAGTTCGATGCAAGATTATCCGCGAGACGAAGTTCTTCCGTTCCGCGAAGGACCGCATCTTTTGCAAGAACGACCGTTCCTTCCGGATACCCGATTCCGCCAACCGGCTCGCGTCCGATGCTTTGGAACGCATCACGGCGGGAGGTATGGTTTTTGCGAACACGGGTCGCCCGGTGAAGGGCGCAGGTCGTATCGCTCTCAGTCGCATGCATACATACAACCACTTCTCCAAGATCGCTGACCGATGCTTTTGCCGAGCAGATCGCATTCATCGCGTTATCACTGCTCGGACGGTCGGCACTCCGCTGAGCTCCGACAAATACGATCGGGACCGGCGTATTCAGCATAAAGGAAACGGCGGCAGCGCTGTAGAGCATCGTATCCGTTCCGTGCGTGACGATGATCCCCTCTGCACCTTTGAGAATTTCATCGTGAATAGTCCGGGCAAGTTCCTGCCACATGGCCGGATTCATATTCTCGGAGAGGACCTGGAACGGCTGAAGCGTATGATATCGGGCAATTCCGGCAAGTTCCGGGATACTGCGGAGAATATCTTCAGCCGTGAACTTGGAAGACACGGCACCCGTCCGGTAATCGACCGTACTTGCAATTGTACCGCCGGTCGAAATTATTGAGAGAAGCGGCAGGGATGCATCCTGCTTTAAAGGAGATACGACTGGTTTTTCTGCGGGGGCAGTCTTTTCCTTAGGCGAGCAGAAGGATTCGGGGACACAGATATTGTACCCGCTCGAAAGTTTTACGATCGCATGTTCGCCGGAACGGTTAATGAAAATACCGTCCATCTCGATCCCCGCAAATGTTACGGATACCGGATCACTGTTATTCAGAGTCATAAATCTAATTCCTGTATGGCTGTTTTCATCTTTTCATCGGCATCTCTCAGCTGATCCTGCAGGATATCGCCGGTCACCTGATCCTGGACCAGACGGATATCCGCCACCTTTACGGCTTTTTTCATCATCTTCGGATTCGGCGAGCCGAAACTCTGCTTCTGCCGGAGAATGGTTACCGGGTGAAGGACCTTCTTGATCGTTTCTTCGGTCAATCCCTTTTCTTTGAGTGAGATATTTGCAAGCTCTTTTGCCGCACTGTCCACTACATCGAGATCGAGTGATCCGAGTTTCACCGCCCTGCCGACTATGTTGTGGGCGGTTCTGAACGGGATATTATACTCCCGCACAAGGAAATCGGCAAGCTCGGTGGCGGTAGTATTGCCAACCACGGCCTGCTTTTTCATCACAGGCACGTTGAACTCGGCAGTAGAAATGATTTCTGCTAGAAGCGGAAGCGACATATTTGTCTGATGGAATGCATTCCATAAATGCGGGTTCAGATCCTGCAGATCCCGGTTATAACTCATCGGAAGAGATTTGATCAGTGTGAGGGCCGCGGTGAGTTCACCGATCACGGCAGCACTTTTCGCACGCATGATCTCGAGAGTGTCCGGATTTTTCTTCTGAGGCATGATGCTACTCGTCGAACAGTAGGCATCGTTCAGATTAACGAACTTAACAAAGGAGGTCGACCAGAGGATCAGCTCTTCACACATCCGGCTGATGTTGGTCATCAGGATCGCAAGATCGCTCAGAGTTTCGGCAATAAAATCGCGGTTCGCAACAGCGTCCATGCTGTTTTCCATCGGGTTGGCAAATCCGAGATATTCGGCGGTCAGACTGCGGTCGATGGGAAAACCCGTTCCGGCAAAGGCAGCCGAACCCAGCGGGGAAATGTTCACACGCGTATATGCATCGAAGAGACGGGACGTGTCACGGGCAAAGAGACTTTCGTAGGCAAGAAGATAATGGGCGAGCGTTGTCGGCTGGGCGTGCTGGAGATGCGTAAAACCAGGCATTATTGTGGTTGTGTGCTCCTCTGCACGGGATATGAGCGACTGGCGCAGTTCAAATAATGCCGTCAGGGTATCAATAAGCAGTTCACGGGTCCGCATCCGAAGACAGGTCGCCACCTCGTCGTTTCTGCTGCGGCCAAGGTGCATTCGGCCTCCGGCATCCGAACCTGCATCGGCGATGAGCTGAGCTTCGATTCCGGCATGGATATCCTCGCGGGTCATATCGAATGCATTCTCAGGGAGCCCGTTTTCAAGGTATCCCTGCAGAGCCGTCAGAAGTTTTTTTGCGGATGCTCCGTCGATCAAGTTCTGTTTTCGAAGCATCAGGATATGCGCGATGTCAACTCTGATGTCGCTCTCTGCTATCTGTTTGTCCGCTTCCATTGAGGATAGATACTGCTCGATCAAGGCAGATCTTTCCCCCTCCAGCCGTCCATTACGTATCTGATCTTTTGCCATGTAAACGTTAAACCTGCTTATATATTTGGCTTGGAAGAGTTAAAATGGTTGAGAGTCTTTTTCGACGAGGGAAATGTTCCACCCTATAGAATGATAGAGAATTACATAACCCAAAACCGCGAATGGTACCTGCAAGAAATACAATGATCCAGATAAAACTACCAGAAGAGGAGATCGCCGGCGTCCCTCTCAGAAATCATATGCTGCTTGCGGCAGGGATCCTCGGGACCACCAGTGCATCATTAAAACGCATGCTCAATCTCGGTGCAGGCGGTGTCGTGACAAAATCCATAGGTCCGAAAGCAATTCCCGGTCATCACGGACCTGCCCTCATCCCGGTTGACGGCGGACTCATCAATGCCATGGGACTTCCAAACCCCTC
The sequence above is a segment of the uncultured Methanocorpusculum sp. genome. Coding sequences within it:
- the gatD gene encoding Glu-tRNA(Gln) amidotransferase subunit GatD — its product is MTLNNSDPVSVTFAGIEMDGIFINRSGEHAIVKLSSGYNICVPESFCSPKEKTAPAEKPVVSPLKQDASLPLLSIISTGGTIASTVDYRTGAVSSKFTAEDILRSIPELAGIARYHTLQPFQVLSENMNPAMWQELARTIHDEILKGAEGIIVTHGTDTMLYSAAAVSFMLNTPVPIVFVGAQRSADRPSSDNAMNAICSAKASVSDLGEVVVCMHATESDTTCALHRATRVRKNHTSRRDAFQSIGREPVGGIGYPEGTVVLAKDAVLRGTEELRLADNLASNCGLIQYYPGMNPAVIDAFKGYKGLVIAGTGLGHVGTDCIRSITGLTTSGTTVVMTSQCQAGSVCDRVYETGRDLLDAGVIEGGSMLPEVALVKLMWVLGNATRKEYIKRLMQTNLKGELEYDLWRYA
- the argH gene encoding argininosuccinate lyase codes for the protein MAKDQIRNGRLEGERSALIEQYLSSMEADKQIAESDIRVDIAHILMLRKQNLIDGASAKKLLTALQGYLENGLPENAFDMTREDIHAGIEAQLIADAGSDAGGRMHLGRSRNDEVATCLRMRTRELLIDTLTALFELRQSLISRAEEHTTTIMPGFTHLQHAQPTTLAHYLLAYESLFARDTSRLFDAYTRVNISPLGSAAFAGTGFPIDRSLTAEYLGFANPMENSMDAVANRDFIAETLSDLAILMTNISRMCEELILWSTSFVKFVNLNDAYCSTSSIMPQKKNPDTLEIMRAKSAAVIGELTAALTLIKSLPMSYNRDLQDLNPHLWNAFHQTNMSLPLLAEIISTAEFNVPVMKKQAVVGNTTATELADFLVREYNIPFRTAHNIVGRAVKLGSLDLDVVDSAAKELANISLKEKGLTEETIKKVLHPVTILRQKQSFGSPNPKMMKKAVKVADIRLVQDQVTGDILQDQLRDADEKMKTAIQELDL